The Methylomicrobium lacus LW14 genome window below encodes:
- a CDS encoding DUF4272 domain-containing protein, which yields MKQTKGNRMSDVQKMRSAQETAKRLLVLASVCAVADDSSLRKEVIDYSWRAEAFYVLGWALGLEPDLQPPTDQASSGNILEQIPAPGESVATFVNEVMLRPASEIQNAAEDLYNAHSRCRAAELQNRTERHGYDIEVAQERHRAINWLICYQGADWDDVATDT from the coding sequence ATGAAACAAACCAAAGGCAACCGTATGTCAGATGTGCAGAAAATGAGATCAGCCCAGGAAACAGCGAAACGCTTATTGGTTTTGGCTTCCGTTTGTGCCGTGGCAGACGATAGTTCACTCCGAAAAGAGGTAATTGATTATTCGTGGCGTGCTGAAGCTTTCTATGTATTGGGTTGGGCTTTGGGACTAGAGCCGGATCTACAGCCTCCTACAGATCAAGCCTCGTCAGGTAACATATTGGAACAAATTCCTGCTCCCGGTGAATCAGTTGCGACCTTCGTAAATGAGGTCATGTTGCGGCCCGCTTCTGAAATACAAAATGCCGCTGAAGATTTATATAACGCCCATTCAAGATGCCGGGCTGCCGAATTGCAAAACCGCACTGAACGGCATGGATACGATATTGAGGTCGCGCAGGAAAGGCATCGAGCAATTAATTGGCTAATTTGTTATCAAGGGGCCGACTGGGATGATGTGGCAACAGATACTTAA
- a CDS encoding thiol:disulfide interchange protein DsbA/DsbL: protein MTGFETLATPQPTQNPDKVEVIEFFWYGCPHCYDFEPILASWVKKLPANVDFIRQPAAFSDLWAKHAKAFYVAQALGVLDKVHADFFDALQNKHQKLENEEQLGAFFTAHGVKEADFHEAYNSFLVDTKVRQAAVTPARYGVTGVPVLIVNGKYKVDGKSAGSHEKMIEVTNQLIKRESTAKK from the coding sequence CTGACAGGCTTTGAAACCCTGGCGACTCCGCAACCGACACAGAACCCCGACAAGGTCGAGGTGATCGAGTTTTTCTGGTACGGCTGCCCGCATTGCTACGATTTTGAGCCGATCCTCGCCAGCTGGGTCAAAAAGCTGCCGGCCAATGTCGATTTCATCCGCCAGCCGGCCGCGTTCAGCGATCTCTGGGCGAAACACGCGAAAGCGTTCTATGTCGCCCAAGCCTTGGGTGTGCTCGACAAGGTCCATGCCGACTTCTTCGACGCCTTGCAGAACAAGCATCAAAAACTGGAGAACGAGGAGCAATTGGGCGCCTTCTTTACCGCCCATGGCGTCAAGGAAGCGGACTTCCATGAAGCCTATAACTCATTCCTGGTCGACACCAAAGTCCGCCAGGCCGCCGTCACCCCCGCGCGCTACGGCGTAACCGGCGTACCGGTGCTGATCGTGAACGGCAAATACAAGGTCGACGGCAAATCGGCCGGTTCGCATGAAAAGATGATCGAAGTGACGAACCAGTTGATCAAGAGAGAAAGCACGGCGAAAAAATAA
- a CDS encoding DNA-binding domain-containing protein produces MSVDFKAKQQEFSAYLRDPDKHPAPADVKPERMAMYRELFFNNIDQFLAVNFPVLRKLLTDTQWRELAEDFFARHTCKTPYFAEIAEEFLDYLQSERDNPGDLPFMLELAHYEWAEMALSIAKQENPVNPPFSGDGSTQSLHLSPLAWPLAYRFPVHKISPDYQPLEPPEQPTFLIVHRNQEDEVRFFEITPITYQLLALIQEQPGQTAAAYLKSVAELLRHPQPEIVYEGGLKIVQDLVAKNIILLDTQR; encoded by the coding sequence ATGAGCGTCGATTTCAAAGCCAAACAGCAGGAATTTTCGGCCTATCTGCGCGATCCGGACAAGCATCCGGCCCCGGCCGACGTGAAGCCGGAACGGATGGCGATGTACCGGGAATTGTTCTTCAACAACATCGACCAATTCCTGGCCGTCAATTTCCCGGTGCTGCGCAAACTCCTGACCGACACCCAATGGCGTGAACTGGCCGAGGATTTTTTCGCTCGCCATACCTGCAAGACGCCTTATTTCGCCGAAATTGCCGAGGAATTTCTCGATTATCTGCAATCCGAGCGGGATAATCCAGGCGATCTTCCGTTCATGCTCGAACTGGCGCATTATGAATGGGCCGAAATGGCATTGTCGATCGCGAAGCAGGAAAATCCGGTCAATCCGCCGTTTTCCGGCGACGGGTCTACTCAATCCCTGCATTTATCGCCGCTGGCCTGGCCTTTGGCCTACCGCTTTCCGGTGCACAAAATTTCGCCGGACTATCAGCCGCTAGAGCCGCCCGAGCAGCCGACCTTCCTGATCGTGCACCGCAACCAGGAAGATGAAGTCCGTTTCTTCGAAATCACCCCGATCACCTACCAACTGCTCGCTTTGATCCAGGAGCAGCCGGGGCAGACGGCCGCCGCCTACCTGAAATCGGTTGCGGAATTGTTGCGGCATCCGCAGCCCGAGATCGTTTACGAAGGCGGTCTCAAGATCGTGCAGGACTTGGTTGCCAAGAATATCATTCTTCTGGATACCCAAAGGTAG
- a CDS encoding copper resistance system multicopper oxidase — protein MKIACRRFFFFVLWLCHLGVGLACADTYTLTVAEKSVNLIGTKQTAIVANDSLPAPTLHWREGEEVTLHVINRLQEQTSIHWHGIVLPYQMDGVPGVSFSGIEPGQTFTYRFRLKQNGTYWYHGHSGMQEQQGLFGALVIDPVHPRQKVERDYVLLLSDWPEADPYRTHARLKKQSDYYNFQKRTVVDFFNDISKRGFAETLSDRLDWGQMRMEPTDFADVTGATYHFLVNGQTPEMNWTGLFGPGDRVRLRIINASAMTHFDVRIPGLTMRVIEVDGQPVIPVDVEEFRIAVAETYDVLVEPKADRAYRLFAEAMDRSGFAAATLTPKIGLLAQMPTLRPLTLLTMADMGPMHGGGHAGHADHQAMPMSGMAEQPPDAEHAEHAAPPNHSMHEGHDASMPATQTEAEAPMRHTEAPAMGSYKVLSYQHLMAAAPNREWRQADREITLRLTGNMYRYIWSFDDIKYSESEPIRVKFGEHIRFTYVNETMMNHPIHLHGLWQYLDNGNGAYNPKKHVINVPPGKTVSVIVVADAEGEWAFHCHLLYHMDAGMFRKLIVEKREHAGR, from the coding sequence ATGAAAATAGCGTGCCGCCGATTTTTCTTTTTTGTTTTATGGCTGTGCCATCTGGGCGTCGGTTTGGCCTGTGCTGACACCTATACGCTGACGGTCGCCGAGAAATCGGTCAACCTGATCGGGACAAAGCAAACCGCGATCGTCGCCAATGACAGCCTGCCCGCACCCACCCTGCATTGGCGCGAAGGCGAAGAGGTGACGCTGCATGTGATCAATCGTTTGCAGGAGCAAACCTCGATTCACTGGCACGGCATCGTGCTGCCTTATCAAATGGACGGCGTGCCCGGCGTCAGTTTTTCGGGCATCGAGCCGGGGCAAACCTTCACCTACCGGTTCCGGCTCAAACAGAACGGCACGTACTGGTATCACGGCCACTCCGGCATGCAGGAGCAGCAGGGCTTATTCGGCGCGCTGGTGATCGATCCTGTGCATCCCCGACAAAAGGTCGAGCGCGACTATGTGCTGCTGCTTTCGGACTGGCCCGAAGCCGATCCCTACCGGACGCACGCGCGACTGAAAAAACAGAGCGATTACTATAATTTCCAGAAAAGAACCGTCGTCGATTTTTTTAACGATATCAGCAAACGCGGTTTTGCGGAAACCTTAAGCGACCGGCTCGATTGGGGACAAATGCGCATGGAGCCGACCGATTTTGCCGATGTGACCGGCGCGACCTACCATTTTTTGGTCAACGGCCAAACGCCGGAAATGAACTGGACCGGGCTGTTCGGTCCCGGCGACCGGGTGCGCCTGCGCATCATCAACGCCTCCGCGATGACGCATTTCGATGTCAGAATTCCGGGCCTGACGATGCGCGTGATCGAGGTCGACGGCCAGCCGGTGATACCGGTCGATGTCGAAGAGTTCAGGATCGCGGTGGCCGAAACCTATGACGTGCTGGTCGAGCCGAAAGCGGACCGGGCCTACCGGCTCTTCGCCGAAGCGATGGACCGCAGCGGCTTTGCCGCGGCCACCTTGACGCCGAAGATCGGCCTGCTCGCACAGATGCCCACATTGCGTCCCTTGACCTTGTTGACGATGGCGGACATGGGGCCGATGCACGGCGGCGGGCATGCAGGGCATGCTGATCATCAAGCGATGCCAATGAGCGGCATGGCGGAACAGCCGCCTGATGCCGAGCATGCGGAACATGCGGCGCCTCCGAATCACTCGATGCACGAAGGACATGACGCCTCGATGCCCGCTACGCAGACGGAAGCGGAGGCTCCGATGCGGCACACCGAAGCCCCGGCGATGGGTTCGTACAAGGTACTGAGCTATCAGCATCTGATGGCGGCGGCGCCGAATCGCGAATGGCGGCAAGCCGACCGCGAAATCACGCTGCGCCTGACCGGCAATATGTATCGCTATATCTGGTCGTTTGACGACATCAAGTATTCGGAGTCGGAGCCGATCCGGGTCAAATTCGGCGAACATATCCGTTTCACCTACGTGAACGAAACGATGATGAATCATCCGATTCATCTGCACGGCCTCTGGCAATACCTCGATAACGGCAACGGCGCCTATAATCCGAAAAAACATGTGATCAATGTGCCGCCGGGCAAGACGGTCAGCGTGATCGTCGTGGCCGACGCGGAAGGCGAATGGGCGTTTCATTGCCATTTGCTGTATCACATGGATGCCGGCATGTTTCGGAAACTGATCGTCGAAAAAAGGGAGCACGCTGGCCGATGA
- a CDS encoding c-type cytochrome — MKIKFLAVAIGIAIYGASTILHAEGNARAGKDKAAACNSCHGDNGNSVAPNFPKLAQQHASYLVKQLQAFKSGARNDPMMSAMALPLSDEDMADIGAHYAAQKISANSMPVLPPPDEDEEESAAATAGKPKSVPELIAEGSDLYRNGDLQREVSACIACHGPFGEGNLPAAFPALHSQHPDYLIKALTDFKTGARGNTPENMMHMIAKKMTDEEIRAVSYAISMMK; from the coding sequence ATGAAAATAAAATTCCTGGCAGTTGCAATAGGTATTGCGATCTACGGCGCCTCCACTATTTTACACGCCGAGGGCAATGCGCGCGCAGGAAAAGACAAAGCCGCCGCCTGCAACAGTTGCCATGGCGACAACGGCAACAGCGTGGCCCCGAACTTTCCGAAGCTGGCCCAGCAGCATGCATCCTATCTGGTCAAGCAATTACAGGCATTCAAGAGCGGCGCCCGTAATGATCCGATGATGTCGGCGATGGCGCTGCCGTTGTCCGATGAAGACATGGCCGACATCGGCGCTCACTATGCGGCGCAGAAGATTTCGGCGAACTCGATGCCGGTGCTGCCGCCGCCCGATGAGGACGAAGAAGAGTCCGCGGCCGCCACTGCCGGAAAGCCCAAATCGGTGCCCGAACTGATTGCAGAGGGCAGCGATTTATACCGTAACGGCGATCTGCAACGCGAAGTATCCGCCTGCATCGCCTGCCACGGTCCGTTTGGCGAAGGCAACCTGCCGGCCGCGTTCCCGGCCCTGCATTCACAGCACCCCGACTATTTAATCAAGGCATTGACCGATTTCAAAACCGGCGCGCGCGGCAATACCCCGGAAAACATGATGCACATGATCGCCAAAAAGATGACCGACGAGGAGATTCGTGCGGTCTCTTACGCTATCTCGATGATGAAATAG
- a CDS encoding copper resistance protein B → MLFSKFMAERFEYEGNDSLHLFKWDIKHWIGNDEHKLYLKTEGDYSADQGIFGRADLQMLYSRNISTFWDFQIGARRAFEPERTFDAVIGFQGLAPYSIEVDSAAFITENGNLLGRLNLGYELLLTQRLILQPRIEVNVAAKDIENRGVKAGVTEFEAGMRLRYEIEREFAPYVGFDYVEEESLREHHHSVRFVVGMRFWY, encoded by the coding sequence ATGCTTTTCAGCAAGTTCATGGCCGAGCGTTTTGAGTACGAAGGCAACGACAGTCTGCATTTATTCAAGTGGGATATCAAGCACTGGATCGGCAACGATGAGCACAAGCTTTATCTGAAAACCGAGGGCGATTATTCGGCCGACCAGGGCATCTTCGGGCGCGCCGATCTGCAAATGCTTTACAGCCGCAACATCAGCACCTTCTGGGATTTTCAGATCGGCGCGCGCCGGGCCTTCGAGCCGGAACGGACCTTCGACGCGGTGATCGGCTTCCAGGGGCTCGCGCCTTATTCGATCGAGGTTGACAGTGCCGCCTTCATCACCGAAAACGGCAACCTGCTCGGCCGCTTGAATCTTGGGTATGAATTATTGCTGACCCAGCGGCTTATCCTGCAACCGCGCATCGAAGTGAATGTCGCGGCAAAAGACATCGAGAATCGCGGCGTCAAGGCCGGCGTGACCGAATTCGAGGCGGGCATGCGCTTGCGTTATGAAATCGAGCGGGAGTTCGCCCCTTACGTCGGCTTCGATTATGTCGAGGAAGAATCCCTGCGCGAGCACCATCACAGCGTGCGCTTCGTGGTCGGGATGCGGTTTTGGTATTGA
- the yihA gene encoding ribosome biogenesis GTP-binding protein YihA/YsxC: protein MNPVYHQAKFINSAPNLKHAPPDHGLEIAFAGRSNAGKSSALNTLTRQNALARISKTPGRTQMLNFFAISEQHRFVDLPGYGFASAPLAIKQQWQKAIEEYMNLRKSLCGIVLVMDARHPLTEFDWLMLQWCEHAELPVHILLTKSDKLSFGAAKNTLLQVQEELSGAPIPLSVQLFSSLKKSGVDEAHHALDDLFAQASGD from the coding sequence ATGAACCCAGTTTATCATCAAGCAAAATTTATTAACAGTGCCCCCAACCTGAAACATGCGCCTCCGGATCATGGGCTCGAAATCGCCTTTGCCGGACGCTCGAACGCGGGCAAATCGAGCGCGCTGAATACGTTGACTCGGCAAAATGCGCTGGCGCGGATCAGCAAGACGCCGGGGCGGACGCAAATGCTCAATTTTTTCGCGATCAGTGAACAACACCGCTTCGTCGATCTGCCCGGCTACGGTTTCGCGAGCGCGCCGCTCGCGATCAAACAGCAGTGGCAGAAAGCGATCGAAGAGTATATGAACCTGCGGAAATCGCTGTGCGGCATCGTGCTGGTGATGGATGCGCGGCATCCGTTGACCGAATTCGACTGGCTAATGCTGCAATGGTGCGAACATGCCGAATTGCCGGTGCACATTCTGTTGACCAAGTCCGATAAATTGAGCTTTGGGGCGGCCAAAAACACGTTGTTGCAGGTGCAGGAAGAACTCAGCGGCGCGCCTATCCCTTTGTCCGTGCAGTTGTTTTCTTCGCTGAAGAAAAGCGGTGTGGACGAGGCGCATCACGCGCTGGATGACTTGTTTGCGCAGGCCAGCGGGGATTAA
- a CDS encoding alpha/beta fold hydrolase, giving the protein MNRVSANISKFTLVISVLLLTAQPVNAAGGITDCLKAKTVKIGDQEIAYYESKGRGLSVVLVHGNSFSSWSFSKQVCGIFGSQFHVVAVDLPGHGRSSDAANPSAVYNLPAYADALVGLVTELGLEDAVFAGWSLGGHALLEAAAELSLASGFMIFGTPPLGVPPAVSDAFLATHPATGFGFINAWNNEMLELYVSSIFAPGTTDIPDFFYKDAKRTDGESRSELLASVGAQHYSDEIAIVQNLKVPLAIIHGEKEQLINLAYIQQLNIPKLWRRKVQVIKGAGHAPQWEEPIRFNALLGQFIHEVSRKQV; this is encoded by the coding sequence ATGAACCGTGTCTCTGCAAATATCAGTAAATTCACGCTAGTAATATCCGTTCTCTTGTTAACGGCACAACCGGTTAATGCCGCCGGCGGTATTACGGATTGTTTAAAAGCAAAAACTGTCAAAATTGGCGATCAAGAAATCGCCTACTATGAATCGAAAGGACGGGGTCTTTCCGTGGTACTGGTGCATGGCAACTCCTTTTCGTCCTGGTCGTTCAGCAAGCAGGTTTGCGGAATCTTTGGCAGCCAATTCCATGTCGTGGCGGTTGATCTTCCGGGGCACGGACGTTCGAGTGATGCGGCTAATCCATCGGCGGTATACAACCTTCCGGCCTATGCCGATGCGCTGGTTGGCCTGGTAACCGAGCTTGGGCTCGAAGATGCGGTTTTTGCCGGCTGGAGCCTTGGGGGGCATGCGTTGCTTGAAGCCGCGGCCGAGCTTTCATTAGCTTCCGGTTTTATGATATTCGGCACACCGCCCCTCGGTGTTCCACCGGCGGTCAGCGATGCATTTTTGGCAACGCATCCGGCCACGGGTTTTGGTTTTATTAATGCGTGGAACAATGAGATGCTTGAGCTTTACGTCTCATCGATTTTTGCGCCGGGGACCACCGACATTCCCGATTTCTTCTATAAGGATGCAAAACGGACCGATGGCGAATCGCGATCCGAACTGCTCGCGAGCGTCGGAGCACAGCACTACAGCGATGAGATCGCAATCGTGCAGAATTTAAAAGTTCCACTTGCCATTATTCACGGCGAGAAGGAACAATTGATAAACCTTGCTTATATCCAACAACTGAACATTCCAAAACTCTGGCGCAGAAAAGTTCAAGTCATTAAAGGGGCTGGGCATGCCCCACAGTGGGAAGAGCCTATAAGATTCAATGCGCTGCTGGGCCAGTTTATCCACGAGGTTTCGCGCAAGCAGGTTTAA
- a CDS encoding TIGR01458 family HAD-type hydrolase — protein MTALSSIRGILFDLDGVLYVGSTVLEGAIKAVDEIKRRGYLCRFITNTSTLSRASLHEKLTGLGFAIVEDEIVSATRAALIYLQRFDDPACHLLLADDVKQDFRHFRQSDSKADFVIIGDIGEAWSYALLNRVFNLLIDGAEMIAIHKKPFWQTEHGLQMDVGAFVSALEYASQKQATIIGKPSPDFFKAALTELGLPPEQVAIVGDDIDADIGGGQGAGLTGILVKTGKYRQTYADNSPVVPDLLIASIADLPDLLPVK, from the coding sequence ATGACAGCTTTATCTTCAATACGCGGCATTCTCTTCGATCTGGACGGCGTCCTCTATGTCGGCTCAACGGTGCTTGAAGGCGCCATCAAGGCAGTCGATGAGATCAAGCGACGCGGCTACCTTTGCCGATTCATCACCAATACCAGCACCTTATCCCGCGCTTCGCTGCATGAAAAACTGACCGGTCTCGGTTTTGCCATTGTCGAAGACGAAATCGTCAGCGCCACCCGTGCTGCCCTGATCTACCTGCAACGATTCGATGACCCGGCCTGCCATTTGCTGCTGGCCGATGACGTCAAACAGGATTTCCGGCATTTTCGGCAGTCGGACAGCAAGGCCGATTTCGTCATCATCGGCGATATCGGCGAGGCCTGGTCCTACGCGCTGCTCAATCGGGTTTTCAACCTGCTGATCGACGGCGCCGAGATGATCGCGATCCACAAAAAACCCTTCTGGCAGACCGAACACGGCCTGCAAATGGACGTCGGCGCCTTCGTCAGCGCCCTGGAATACGCCAGCCAGAAACAGGCCACGATTATCGGCAAGCCGTCGCCGGATTTTTTTAAGGCCGCCCTGACCGAACTGGGTTTGCCGCCGGAGCAGGTCGCGATTGTCGGCGACGACATAGACGCCGATATCGGCGGCGGCCAAGGCGCGGGCCTGACCGGCATTCTGGTCAAAACCGGCAAATACCGGCAAACCTATGCGGACAACAGCCCGGTCGTGCCTGACCTGCTCATTGCATCGATTGCCGATCTGCCCGATCTTTTGCCTGTCAAATGA
- a CDS encoding ATP-binding cassette domain-containing protein, translating to MLNFKNIALRRGARLLFDEASFTIHQGEKAGITGANGAGKSSFFALIRDELHLDAGDFSMPPGLEIAHVAQETPATECSAIEYVLDGDRELRRLQGELQTAEANHDGLKQAELHAALDVIGGYEAQARASRLLNGLGFKPAQEQTPVSAFSGGWRMRLNLAQALMCRSDVLLLDEPTNHLDLDAVIWLQDWLCRYPGTLLLISHDRDFLDAITDHIVHIEQGKINIYTGNYSAFERMRAEKLSQQQSAFQKQQREIAHIQSFINRFKAQATKARQAQSRIKALERMELIAQAHVDSPFHFSFPEPGRMSSPLLTLDKADIGYGDKIVVNKAGLSLSPGDRVGLLGPNGAGKSSLIKVLAGAMQPLCGDRQESMHLKIGYFAQHQLEQLRMDESPLWHFQKLDPQATEKDLRNFLGGFDFQGDKVIEPVRPFSGGEKARLVLSLLVYQNPNLLLLDEPTNHLDLEMREALIMALQDYQGALVTVSHDRHMLRSVTDRLLLVADGKVEAFDGDLDDYRNWLSEQKKGEAKDTAADAASGINRKDQRKLDAERRQRNKPLMDALKKAEQAVEKFHQEQRQLEQQLADPAIYEESEKNRLKDVMARKVRVDKALEDAEALWLEAEEKLAEAQQD from the coding sequence ATGCTCAATTTTAAAAATATCGCCCTGCGCCGGGGCGCAAGACTGCTGTTCGACGAGGCGTCTTTTACGATTCACCAGGGCGAAAAGGCCGGTATTACCGGCGCGAACGGGGCCGGCAAGTCGAGCTTTTTCGCGCTGATCCGGGATGAACTGCATCTCGACGCGGGCGATTTTTCGATGCCGCCGGGCCTTGAAATCGCGCATGTCGCGCAGGAAACGCCAGCCACCGAATGCAGCGCGATCGAATATGTGCTGGACGGCGACCGCGAATTGCGCCGCCTGCAAGGCGAACTGCAAACGGCCGAAGCAAACCATGACGGGTTGAAACAGGCCGAACTGCATGCCGCGCTCGACGTGATCGGCGGTTATGAGGCCCAGGCGCGTGCGTCGCGGCTTCTGAATGGCTTGGGTTTCAAGCCTGCGCAGGAACAGACCCCGGTCAGCGCCTTTTCGGGCGGCTGGCGGATGCGGCTGAATTTGGCGCAGGCCTTGATGTGCCGTTCCGACGTGCTGCTGCTCGACGAACCGACCAACCATTTGGATCTGGATGCGGTGATCTGGCTGCAAGACTGGCTGTGCAGGTACCCTGGCACCCTGCTGTTGATTTCGCACGACCGCGATTTTCTCGACGCGATCACCGATCACATCGTGCATATCGAACAGGGCAAGATAAACATCTATACCGGCAACTATTCCGCGTTCGAAAGAATGCGCGCCGAGAAGCTGTCACAGCAACAGTCCGCCTTTCAGAAGCAGCAGCGCGAAATCGCGCACATTCAAAGCTTCATCAACCGCTTCAAGGCGCAGGCGACCAAGGCCCGGCAGGCGCAAAGCCGGATCAAGGCGCTGGAGCGGATGGAATTGATCGCGCAGGCGCATGTCGACTCGCCCTTCCATTTCAGTTTCCCGGAGCCCGGCCGGATGTCGAGTCCGTTGTTGACGCTGGATAAGGCGGACATCGGCTACGGCGACAAGATCGTGGTCAACAAGGCCGGCCTGTCGCTGTCGCCGGGCGACCGGGTCGGGCTTTTGGGGCCGAACGGCGCGGGCAAGTCGAGCCTGATCAAGGTATTGGCCGGCGCGATGCAGCCTTTGTGCGGCGACAGGCAGGAGTCGATGCATCTGAAGATAGGCTATTTCGCCCAGCATCAGCTCGAACAATTGCGCATGGACGAATCGCCGCTCTGGCATTTCCAGAAACTGGACCCGCAGGCGACCGAAAAAGACCTGAGGAATTTTCTCGGCGGCTTCGATTTTCAGGGCGACAAGGTGATAGAGCCGGTGCGGCCGTTTTCGGGCGGCGAGAAGGCGCGGCTGGTGCTCTCTCTGCTGGTTTACCAGAACCCGAATCTGCTCTTGCTCGACGAGCCGACCAACCATCTGGACCTCGAAATGCGCGAGGCCCTGATCATGGCGCTGCAGGATTATCAGGGCGCCCTGGTCACCGTATCGCACGACCGGCATATGCTGCGCTCGGTCACCGACCGGCTGCTGTTGGTCGCGGACGGCAAGGTCGAGGCGTTCGACGGCGATCTGGACGATTACAGGAACTGGCTCAGCGAGCAGAAAAAAGGCGAAGCGAAAGACACGGCGGCCGACGCCGCGTCCGGCATCAACCGCAAGGATCAACGCAAGCTCGATGCCGAACGCAGGCAACGCAACAAACCGTTGATGGATGCGCTGAAAAAAGCCGAACAGGCAGTCGAAAAATTCCATCAGGAGCAGCGGCAACTGGAACAGCAACTGGCCGATCCTGCCATTTATGAGGAATCGGAAAAAAACCGGCTGAAAGACGTGATGGCCAGAAAGGTGCGGGTGGACAAGGCGCTCGAAGACGCCGAGGCGCTCTGGCTGGAAGCGGAGGAAAAACTCGCGGAAGCCCAGCAGGACTGA
- a CDS encoding DUF692 domain-containing protein, with protein sequence MSHFHVQGAGLGLRRSLLGEIVKNPPAQTVDFYEIAPENWITLGGQFGKQFRALTERFDFVCHGLSLSLGSSDPLDEKLVLDIKQFMAEHQIKLYSEHLSYCSHDGHLYDLMPIPFTEDAVRHVALRIRRVQELLEQRIAIENVSYYAAPGQEMAEIDFFNAVVQEADCDILLDINNIYVNSVNHGYDAEAFLKAVPAERIAYAHIAGHYVEAEDFLVDTHGSEVIDPVWKLLGKAYELYGVFPTLLERDFNLPPLAELLREVETIKTIQDAWRSEHAKRSA encoded by the coding sequence ATGTCGCACTTTCACGTTCAAGGCGCTGGGCTCGGCCTGAGACGGTCTTTGCTCGGTGAAATCGTCAAAAACCCGCCTGCGCAAACCGTCGATTTCTATGAAATCGCCCCCGAAAACTGGATCACGCTCGGCGGCCAATTCGGCAAGCAATTCCGCGCACTGACCGAACGCTTCGATTTCGTCTGCCACGGCCTGTCCTTGTCGCTCGGCAGCAGCGACCCTCTCGACGAAAAGCTGGTGCTGGACATCAAACAGTTCATGGCCGAACACCAAATCAAGCTGTACAGCGAACATTTGAGTTATTGCAGCCACGACGGCCACCTTTACGACCTGATGCCGATCCCGTTTACCGAAGACGCAGTCAGGCATGTCGCCCTGCGCATCCGGCGCGTGCAGGAACTGCTCGAACAGCGCATCGCGATCGAAAACGTGTCCTACTATGCGGCGCCCGGCCAGGAAATGGCCGAGATCGATTTTTTCAATGCGGTCGTCCAGGAAGCCGATTGCGACATCCTGCTCGACATCAACAATATCTACGTGAACAGCGTCAATCACGGCTACGACGCGGAAGCCTTTTTAAAGGCAGTGCCGGCCGAGCGCATCGCCTATGCGCACATCGCCGGACACTATGTCGAAGCGGAAGACTTTCTGGTCGACACGCACGGATCGGAAGTGATCGATCCGGTCTGGAAATTGCTCGGCAAGGCCTACGAGCTTTACGGCGTGTTCCCGACCCTGCTCGAACGCGATTTCAACCTGCCGCCGCTGGCCGAACTGCTCAGGGAAGTCGAGACGATCAAGACGATACAGGACGCCTGGCGCAGCGAACACGCGAAGCGTTCGGCCTGA